Proteins encoded by one window of Dioscorea cayenensis subsp. rotundata cultivar TDr96_F1 chromosome 6, TDr96_F1_v2_PseudoChromosome.rev07_lg8_w22 25.fasta, whole genome shotgun sequence:
- the LOC120263106 gene encoding uncharacterized protein LOC120263106 — protein sequence MEKKLLLAVPLPSNKKFIKVARELHDDGQQHLRVLIQLEGKAQITNQRLFNLQHLPFSRSFHPNIQTARSFSDVKAYVEKNGDYTDWGEFQIDGRSSRNGPLNLAEVYAEALNAGIEWWLEANFIVNGTTLPEVNNNKYVLRTDIDRPVSLILEGPSRTGKKIWARSLGLHNYICGHMDFNANTFRNDVMYNVIDDVAP from the exons ATGGAGAAGAAGTTG CTCCTCGCAGTACCATTGCCGAGTAACAAGAAGTTCATTAAAGTTGCTAGAGAGCTCCATGATGATGGTCAACAGCATTTACGTGTGCTGATTCAATTGGAGGGCAAGGCTCAGATAACAAATCAAAGATTGTTTAATCTGCAACATCTTCCTTTCTCTAGAAGCTTTCATCCTAATATTCAGACTGCTAGGTCTTTTTCCGACGTCAAGGCGTATGTTGAGAAGAACGGTGACTACACTGACTGGGGTGAGTTCCAAATTGATGGGAGATCTTCAAGAAATGGTCCCCTCAATTTAGCTGAGGTTTATGCTGAGGCCCTTAATGCTG GTATTGAGTGGTGGTTAGAGGctaattttattgttaatggCACTACGCTGCCAGaggtaaataataataaatatgttctTAGGACTGATATTGATCGACCGGTGAGTTTGATATTGGAAGGGCCGAGCAGGACAGGTAAAAAGATATGGGCTCGGTCATTAGGCCTGCATAACTATATCTGTGGACACATGGACTTCAATGCAAACACCTTCAGGAATGATGTCATGTACAATGTGATTGATGACGTAGCTCCTTAG